A single window of Eucalyptus grandis isolate ANBG69807.140 chromosome 1, ASM1654582v1, whole genome shotgun sequence DNA harbors:
- the LOC104445522 gene encoding LOW QUALITY PROTEIN: ras-related protein RABA4d (The sequence of the model RefSeq protein was modified relative to this genomic sequence to represent the inferred CDS: inserted 1 base in 1 codon) — protein MSNLYGDYNQKIDYVFKIVLIGDSAXGKSQLLARFARNEFSVESKATIGVEFQTKTLVIDHKTVKAQIWDTAGQERYRAVTSAYYRGAVGAMLVYDMTKRQSFDHMTRWLEELRGHADKNIVIMLVGNKSDLGSLRAVPTEDAQEFAQRESLFFMETSALEATNVEPAFLTVLTEIYRIISKKTLNASDESDPGLLKGTKIVVPGQDADAGRGKGGCCMSS, from the exons ATGTCTAATCTTTATGGAGATTACAACCAGAAGATCGATTACGTGTTCAAGATCGTGCTGATAGGGGACTCCG GTGGGAAGTCCCAGCTCCTGGCTCGGTTCGCCAGGAACGAGTTCAGCGTCGAGTCGAAGGCCACCATCGGGGTCGAGTTCCAGACGAAGACGCTCGTGATCGATCACAAGACGGTGAAGGCCCAGATATGGGACACCGCGGGTCAGGAGCG GTACCGAGCAGTGACAAGTGCATACTACAGAGGTGCTGTTGGGGCAATGTTGGTATATGACATGACCAAGCGCCAATCTTTCGACCACATGACTAGGTGGCTGGAGGAACTGAGAGGTCATGCTGACAAGAATATCGTCATCATGCTTGTCGGCAACAAGTCTGACTTGGGCAGCCTACGGGCTGTCCCGACGGAGGACGCCCAGGAGTTTGCCCAGAGAGAGAGCTTATTCTTTATGGAGACATCGGCTCTTGAGGCAACCAATGTTGAACCCGCATTCCTGACAGTTTTGACAGAGATATACCGGATCATTTCCAAGAAGACCCTTAATGCAAGCGATGAATCAGATCCTGGTCTTCTTAAAGGGACGAAGATTGTAGTCCCCGGACAGGATGCGGATGCCGGCAGAGGAAAAGGGGGGTGCTGCATGTCCTCCTAA
- the LOC120286958 gene encoding cytochrome P450 93A3-like: MAVTNLDLTHYIFCLTIFITSCFLFRAIFARLANSSSRQPPSPPISLPVIGHIYLLGSSLPKSFQTLARRYGPLMRIRMGSSTYLVASDAAVAKEILKTHDAEFSSRFEMGPVQYSIYRHTGFMTAPYSPYYRFMKRLCLTRLFAGSQLDQFRHILKEEVERLVRSVLECSGEGRSCDLTRELTTLANNIIFRMIMRKRYSKFVEGTREVRRLTVEILELGAKLGVSEVFGPLKRYDLFGHGKRLTESMRRFDSVLEKILRDYEENIDEGGESDLLEMLLESCGDGNAEVKMTRDHIKHFIFEMLAASIDTMSAGLQWAMANLINHRAVFEKLRNEIESVVGPAKLIGEPDISNLRTCTL; this comes from the exons ATGGCGGTCACCAATCTAGATCTCACGCACTACATCTTCTGCCTCACCATCTTCATCACCTCTTGCTTCCTCTTCCGCGCGATCTTTGCGAGACTGGCCAACTCGTCGTCCCGTCAACCTCCAAGCCCCCCGATATCGCTCCCTGTCATCGGCCACATCTATCTCTTGGGCTCCTCGCTGCCTAAGTCCTTCCAAACCCTAGCTCGCCGCTATGGCCCCCTCATGCGGATCCGCATGGGTTCGTCAACCTATCTCGTCGCCTCTGACGCCGCCGTCGCAAAAGAGATCCTCAAGACCCACGATGCCGAGTTCTCTTCGCGGTTCGAGATGGGGCCGGTCCAGTACAGCATATACAGGCACACCGGGTTCATGACCGCGCCGTACAGTCCCTACTACCGCTTCATGAAGAGGTTGTGCCTGACCCGGCTCTTTGCAGGGTCGCAGCTTGACCAGTTCAGGCACATCCTCAAGGAAGAGGTTGAGAGGCTCGTGAGGTCGGTGTTGGAGTGCTCTGGCGAAGGGAGATCCTGCGACTTGACGAGGGAGCTGACGACACTAGCCAACAACATTATCTTCAGGATGATCATGAGGAAGAGGTACTCCAAGTTCGTGGAGGGGACAAGAGAAGTGAGGAGGTTGACGGTGGAGATCTTGGAGCTCGGAGCAAAGCTTGGGGTGAGCGAAGTGTTCGGGCCTTTGAAGAGGTATGATTTGTTCGGGCATGGGAAGAGGCTGACCGAGTCGATGAGGAGGTTCGACAGCGTGTTGGAGAAGATCCTGAGGGATTACGAAGAGAATATAGATGAGGGTGGCGAGAGTGACTTGTTGGAAATGCTGTTGGAGAGTTGTGGGGATGGTAATGCAGAGGTGAAGATGACTAGGGATCACATCAAGCACTTCATCTTT GAAATGCTGGCGGCGAGCATCGACACGATGTCGGCGGGGTTGCAGTGGGCCATGGCGAACCTCATCAACCACCGTGCAGTCTTCGAGAAGCTGAGAAACGAGATCGAGTCCGTCGTCGGCCCTGCCAAGCTGATCGGAGAGCCGGACATCTCGAACCTCCGTACCTGTACGCTGTAA
- the LOC120286975 gene encoding fructose-bisphosphate aldolase 8, cytosolic-like: MALLRKSKQYRKAGAHFAVWGDGPIIDASEPSEAAIRKQAKELASFATYCQSSGLVPIVYPKLSFDKPPSIVKFADLTKRVLSTCVTALNYQRVLLEGTVLMLGIAPKPDQQSIARNTFRVPKDTVPAAIPAIVFLSSGQSEEKAIIAMNKLKSKKPWKISSFFGPPLQQGTLKAGAGKDNPHSPLEAR; this comes from the coding sequence ATGGCCTTGCTCAGAAAATCCAAACAATACCGCAAAGCCGGGGCTCACTTTGCCGTGTGGGGTGATGGGCCCATCATCGACGCGAGTGAGCCATCTGAGGCCGCTATCCGCAAGCAGGCAAAGGAACTGGCGTCGTTCGCTACTTACTGCCAGAGTAGCGGTCTCGTCCCGATTGTGTATCCCAAGCTGTCGTTTGATAAACCGCCCAGCATTGTCAAGTTCGCCGATTTGACCAAGAGAGTACTCAGCACTTGCGTGACGGCCCTAAATTATCAGAGAGTGCTCCTTGAGGGAACCGTGTTGATGCTCGGGATAGCCCCCAAGCCTGATCAGCAGTCCATTGCTAGAAACACCTTCCGTGTCCCGAAGGATACTGTGCCTGCTGCCATTCCGGCTATCGTGTTCTTGTCCAGTGGGCAGAGCGAGGAGAAGGCCATTATTGCCATGAACAAGTTGAAGAGCAAGAAGCCATGGAAGATCTCCTCCTTTTTCGGTCCGCCGCTACAGCAGGGAACCTTGAAGGCCGGGGCTGGAAAGGACAATCCGCATTCCCCACTAGAGGCGAGGTGA
- the LOC120286953 gene encoding protein POLYCHOME-like translates to MTKASGNTRSARRRAGAEFESLRTRGGAASSWSRGSTGAGGIGPRWCGGREGRFGDSKKREGGGRNLFATPLVGRENTPPGGSARRGRGRPDSVLPSWYPRTPLRDITTVVRAYERRRARLAEIEGRQVDTPVATELTTGESSVPRTRAPLEHDVSLYTPGPAVPEKPCPISVGKVPKILLDITNQTSVGDSEFLTPQKKLLNQIDTVEKVVMDELKRLKRTPSAKKAERQKSSYTDVDAMMHR, encoded by the exons ATGACCAAG GCGAGCGGGAATACTCGGAGTGCTCGAAGACGAGCCGGAGCGGAGTTCGAATCTCTTCGAACCCGTGGTGGTGCGGCGAGCAGCTGGAGTCGTGGGAGCACGGGCGCCGGTGGGATTGGGCCGCGGTGGTGCGGTGGTCGGGAGGGGCGTTTTGGGGACTCCAAGAAACGTGAGGGGGGTGGCAGGAATCTGTTCGCGACTCCATTGGTGGGAAGAGAGAATACGCCGCCGGGCGGTAGCGCAAGGAGGGGCCGGGGGCGTCCGGACAGTGTTTTGCCTTCTTGGTACCCGAGGACGCCGCTGCGCGACATTACAACCGTTGTGAGG GCATATGAAAGGAGAAGGGCTCGGCTGGCAGAGATTGAAGGACGACAAGTGGATACTCCAGTAGCCACGGAACTGACCACCGGTGAATCTTCTGTACCACGGACGCGTGCTCCACTCGAGCACGATGTTTCTCTGTATACCCCTGGTCCAGCAGTTCCAGAAAAGCCTTGCCCGATTTCTGTAGGCAAGGTGCCGAAGATATTGCTTGACATTACCAACCAGACTTCTGTTGGTGACTCAGAGTTCCTCACACCCCAGAAGAAGCTTTTGAATCAAATTGACACAGTCGAAAAAGTGGTAATGGATGAGTTGAAGAGGCTCAAAAGGACGCCGAGCGCTAAAAAAGCAGAGCGTCAAAAGAGTTCGTACACTGATGTCGATGCGATGATGCATCGATGA
- the LOC120286973 gene encoding 3,9-dihydroxypterocarpan 6A-monooxygenase-like, whose translation MAVDVGDSIFLLFIFLFSTLIFFIFHLSKKKPARSPRSPLALPILGHFHLLSSALPKSLEALARRYGPLMQISIGSSRFLVASDADTAQQILRANDVEFASKFVFAPSHHNIFKEAEFVNAPYGTYWKFMKRLCMTKLFAGPQLDRFYHIREDETMKRDGEDTMMCGARLSFAEVHGPLKHVDLFGNGKRLRTALRRFDALIEQIIKEYEDDCGEASEEKDVMDILLETYRDPNAEIRLTRDQIKHFFLDLLIAGVDTTSASMQWAIIELLKHPHKLKKLRRRLTRR comes from the exons ATGGCCGTCGACGTGGGTGACTCCATCTTCTTGCTCTTCATCTTCCTATTCTCcactctcatcttcttcatcttccatttgTCCAAGAAGAAGCCCGCGCGTAGCCCGCGGAGCCCACTGGCCCTCCCCATCCTCGGCCACTTCCACCTTCTCAGCTCCGCCCTGCCAAAGTCCCTCGAGGCCCTAGCCCGGCGCTACGGCCCCCTCATGCAAATCAGCATCGGCTCGTCCCGCTTCCTTGTCGCCTCTGATGCCGACACTGCACAGCAGATCTTGAGGGCCAATGATGTCGAGTTCGCCTCCAAGTTCGTCTTCGCGCCCTCCCACCACAACATCTTCAAGGAGGCCGAGTTCGTGAACGCGCCCTACGGCACGTACTGGAAGTTCATGAAGCGGCTGTGCATGACCAAGCTCTTTGCGGGCCCGCAGCTCGACCGGTTCTACCACATACGTGAGGATGAGACGATGAAG AGAGATGGTGAGGATACGATGATGTGTGGCGCGAGGCTAAGCTTCGCGGAGGTGCATGGGCCGTTGAAGCACGTTGACCTGTTCGGGAACGGGAAGAGGCTGAGGACAGCGCTGAGGAGGTTCGATGCGCTGATCGAGCAGATAATCAAGGAGTACGAGGATGACTGCGGGGAGGCGAGTGAAGAGAAAGATGTGATGGACATCTTGCTAGAGACGTATAGAGATCCAAATGCTGAGATCAGGTTGACCAGAGATCAGATCAAGCATTTCTTCCTA GATCTTCTGATAGCCGGCGTGGATACCACGTCGGCATCGATGCAGTGGGCCATAATCGAGCTGTTGAAACACCCTCACAAGCTCaagaagctgaggaggagaTTGACACGGCGGTAG
- the LOC120286965 gene encoding 3,9-dihydroxypterocarpan 6A-monooxygenase-like — protein MQISIGSSRFLVASDTSTAQQILRDHDVEFASKFAFGPSHHNIFKGAEFVNAPYGTYWKFMKRLCMTKLFAGPQLNRFSHIREDEIMKLLRSLWKCHQLGEPCDLRTKLTVLTNNMQCRMAMSKRCSRSDDQAHEIREIISNMMACGGRLSFAEVHGPLKHIDLFGNGKRLRTALRRFDVLIEQIIKEYEDDRGESEEEDVMDILLETYRDPNAEIRLTRDQIKHFFLDLLIAGVDTTSASMQWAIIELLKHPHTLRKLRRRSTRQ, from the exons ATGCAAATCAGCATCGGCTCATCCCGCTTCCTCGTCGCCTCCGACACCTCGACTGCACAGCAGATACTGAGGGACCATGATGTCGAGTTTGCCTCCAAGTTTGCCTTTGGACCTTCCCACCACAACATCTTCAAGGGGGCCGAGTTCGTGAACGCACCCTATGGCACGTACTGGAAGTTCATGAAGCGGCTGTGCATGACCAAGCTCTTCGCCGGTCCGCAGCTCAACCGGTTCTCTCACATACGTGAGGATGAGATTATGAAGCTCTTGAGATCCTTATGGAAGTGCCACCAGCTCGGTGAGCCATGTGACCTGCGTACGAAGCTGACCGTGCTGACGAACAACATGCAGTGTCGGATGGCAATGAGCAAGAGATGTTCAAGGAGCGACGATCAAGCACATGAGATTAGAGAAATCATCAGCAATATGATGGCCTGTGGTGGGAGGCTGAGCTTCGCAGAGGTACATGGGCCATTGAAGCACATCGACCTGTTTGGGAATGGGAAGAGGCTGAGGACAGCGCTGAGGAGGTTCGACGTGTTGATCGAGCAGATAATTAAGGAGTACGAGGATGACCGTGGGGAGAGTGAAGAGGAAGATGTGATGGACATCTTGTTGGAGACGTATAGAGACCCTAATGCTGAGATCAGGTTGACCAGAGATCAGATCAAGCACTTCTTCCTG GATCTTCTGATAGCGGGCGTCGATACCACATCAGCATCGATGCAATGGGCCATAATCGAGCTACTGAAACACCCGCACACGCTCAGGAAGCTCAGGAGGAGATCGACACGGCAGTAG